A genome region from Gossypium hirsutum isolate 1008001.06 chromosome A04, Gossypium_hirsutum_v2.1, whole genome shotgun sequence includes the following:
- the LOC107948038 gene encoding putative cyclin-D7-1: MSSFSKSESRIAMENLLCDEVWLSSPGTPDLSHESEHYIWKGYGYADLFYTTKEDSEQALVICLKKELSYMPEAGYLDYLQSKNLVFARFRAVQWLIKTCTRLNLSIGTVFNAVNYLDRFLSMSQCHGWKHWMMELLSVACLSIAAKFNETSLPSLDELQMEDLEHCFQPSTIQQMELMVLQALKWRLGSTTSYSYIELITSNYICDINYNLHKELINQVNRTLVKAILDFELVPYPPSVVAVSALWCSLEELVPSSYNAHLTKILKLINQDHEDDIMECRRIMKAWLVHPFYNMKVSEQCSHYYPPSPVTVLLTDRIDMINDCQVDLSVFKMPLAGSNVFKLDRESSGNRKRKKEEE, from the exons AATCAGAAAGCAGAATTGCAATGGAGAATTTGCTTTGTGATGAGGTTTGGCTTTCGAGTCCTGGAACTCCAGACCTCAGCCATGAAAGTGAACATTACATTTGGAAGGGCTATGGCTATGCAGATTTATTTTATACGACAAAGGAAGACTCGGAGCAGGCTCTTGTAATATGCCTGAAGAAAGAGCTTAGTTACATGCCTGAAGCTGGATATCTAGATTATCTCCAATCTAAAAATTTGGTGTTTGCTAGGTTTAGAGCGGTTCAGTGGCTTATTAAG ACTTGTACTCGGTTAAATCTGTCTATTGGAACCGTTTTCAATGCGGTAAATTACCTAGATCGTTTCCTATCAATGAGTCAGTGCCAT GGATGGAAGCATTGGATGATGGAGTTGCTATCCGTTGCATGTTTATCCATTGCCGCCAAGTTCAACGAGACTTCCCTCCCTTCCTTGGATGAACTTCAG ATGGAAGACTTGGAGCATTGTTTTCAACCGAGCACAATCCAGCAGATGGAACTGATGGTGTTACAGGCTTTAAAATGGCGTCTTGGTTCTACAACATCCTATTCCTATATAGAGCTGATTACATCAAATTATATCTGTGATATCAATTATAACCTTCACAAGGAGTTAATCAACCAAGTTAATAGGACACTTGTCAAAGCTATATTGG ATTTCGAGTTGGTGCCATATCCACCTAGCGTTGTTGCAGTATCTGCTTTATGGTGCAGTCTAGAAGAGTTAGTTCCATCATCATATAATGCCCATCTCACCAAAATTTTGAAGCTAATAAACCAAGATCACgag GATGATATTATGGAATGCCGTAGGATAATGAAAGCATGGCTGGTTCATCCATTCTACAACATGAAAGTTTCAGAGCAGTGCTCCCATTACTACCCTCCAAGTCCTGTGACCGTTTTGTTGACGGACAGGATTGACATGATCAATGATTGCCAAGTCGATCTCTCAGTCTTCAAGATGCCATTGGCAGGTTCAAATGTTTTTAAACTTGATCGTGAATCAAGTGGGAatagaaaaaggaagaaagaagaagaatag